The proteins below come from a single Ictidomys tridecemlineatus isolate mIctTri1 chromosome 8, mIctTri1.hap1, whole genome shotgun sequence genomic window:
- the Gja10 gene encoding gap junction alpha-10 protein isoform X2: MGDWNLLGGILEEVHSHSTIVGKIWLTILFIFRMLVLGVAAEDVWDDEQSAFACNTQQPGCNNICYDDAFPISLIRFWVLQIIFVSSPSLVYMGHALYRLRDFEKERHRRKSHLRVQMENPELDLEEQQRIDRELKRLEEQKRIYKVPLKGCLLRTYVLHILTRSVLEVGFMIGQYILYGFQMRPLYKCTKPPCPNAVDCFVSRPTEKTIFMLFMHSIAAISLLLNVLEIFHLGIRKIMRALYEKSSSGSIENERGPPFHLKKYSGIQPCTICSSLPERISPLQTNNQQKVIQVNVPKSKSIWQIPQPPQLDVDSSCSKRDCTEKDQHNGQLHIHSPCPQDGKARIQHPGQQPCHSSFGLRNTVSQSWLGATVASQHCPSYALRTWEQSQDLESSGEPLTDMRSHFKGSDGSVRESGVWIDRSCSGNRKISFLSRLLSEKGQLCSDSGSSSSLNSTCLNFSHRENSPSPLPSATGHRPSMNMLLELSSIMKK; encoded by the exons ATGGGGGACTGGAACTTATTGGGTGGCATCTTAGAGGAAGTTCACTCCCACTCAACAATAGTGGGGAAAATCTGGCTGACCATTCTCTTCATTTTCCGAATGCTGGTACTTGGTGTGGCTGCTGAGGATGTCTGGGATGACGAACAGTCAGCATTTGCCTGCAATACCCAGCAGCCAGGTTGCAACAATATCTGTTATGATGATGCTTTCCCTATCTCTTTGATCAGATTCTGGGTTTTACAGATCATCTTTGTTTCATCTCCTTCTCTGGTGTATATGGGCCATGCACTTTATAGGCTCAGGGACTTTGAGAAAGAGAGACATAGGAGAAAGTCACACCTTAGAGTCCAAATGGAGAATCCAGAGCTTGACTTGGAGGAGCAACAAAGGATAGATAGAGAACTGAAGAGGTTAGAGGAGCAAAAGAGGATCTATAAAGTCCCTCTGAAAGGATGTCTGCTGCGTACATATGTCTTACATATTTTGACCAGATCTGTACTGGAAGTAGGGTTCATGATAGGCCAATATATTCTTTATGGGTTTCAAATGCGCCCCCTATACAAATGTACTAAACCTCCTTGCCCCAATGCAGTGGATTGCTTTGTatccaggcccacagaaaagaCCATTTTCATGCTCTTTATGCACAGCATTGCAGCCATCTCCTTATTACTCAATGTCCTGGAAATATTTCATCTGGGCATCAGGAAAATCATGAGGGCACTTTATGAGAAATCCAGCAGTGGGAGCATTGAGAATGAGAGAGGCCCTCCATTCCATTTGAAGAAATATTCAGGGATCCAACCATGTACAATTTGCTcctccttacctgaaagaatctctCCACTTCAAACCAATAATCAACAGAAAGTCATCCAAGTCAATGTTCCAAAGTCTAAATCCATCTGGCAAATCCCACAGCCCCCACAACTTGATGTAGATTCTTCCTGTAGCAAAAGAGACTGCACTGAGAAAGATCAGCACAACGGACAGCTCCACATCCATAGCCCATGTCCTCAGGACGGCAAAGCCAGAATTCAGCACCCAGGACAGCAACCATGCCATTCCTCCTTTGGCTTAAGGAATACAGTGTCCCAATCCTGGCTAGGTGCAACGGTGGCCTCTCAACACTGTCCATCCTATGCATTACGAACATGGGAGCAATCCCAGGACCTGGAATCCTCAGGTGAACCTCTCACAGATATGCGCAGTCACTTCAAAGGGAGTGATGGCAGTGTGAGAGAGAGTGGTGTCTGGATAGACAGATCTTGCTCAGGCAATCGCAAGATTAGCTTTCTGTCCAGATTGCTGTCTGAAAAAGGACAGCTGtgcagtgactcaggaagctccAGTTCTCTGAATAGCACCTGCTTGAATTTTTCACACCGGGAAAACAGCCCCTCACCTCTGCCCTCAGCTACTGGCCACAGACCATCAATG AATATGCTTCTAGAACTTTCAtctattatgaaaaaataa
- the Gja10 gene encoding gap junction alpha-10 protein isoform X1 → MGDWNLLGGILEEVHSHSTIVGKIWLTILFIFRMLVLGVAAEDVWDDEQSAFACNTQQPGCNNICYDDAFPISLIRFWVLQIIFVSSPSLVYMGHALYRLRDFEKERHRRKSHLRVQMENPELDLEEQQRIDRELKRLEEQKRIYKVPLKGCLLRTYVLHILTRSVLEVGFMIGQYILYGFQMRPLYKCTKPPCPNAVDCFVSRPTEKTIFMLFMHSIAAISLLLNVLEIFHLGIRKIMRALYEKSSSGSIENERGPPFHLKKYSGIQPCTICSSLPERISPLQTNNQQKVIQVNVPKSKSIWQIPQPPQLDVDSSCSKRDCTEKDQHNGQLHIHSPCPQDGKARIQHPGQQPCHSSFGLRNTVSQSWLGATVASQHCPSYALRTWEQSQDLESSGEPLTDMRSHFKGSDGSVRESGVWIDRSCSGNRKISFLSRLLSEKGQLCSDSGSSSSLNSTCLNFSHRENSPSPLPSATGHRPSMVSRQTAILIMEQELVHSDYLFPFPLSWCVCIYVLRERCMEGD, encoded by the coding sequence ATGGGGGACTGGAACTTATTGGGTGGCATCTTAGAGGAAGTTCACTCCCACTCAACAATAGTGGGGAAAATCTGGCTGACCATTCTCTTCATTTTCCGAATGCTGGTACTTGGTGTGGCTGCTGAGGATGTCTGGGATGACGAACAGTCAGCATTTGCCTGCAATACCCAGCAGCCAGGTTGCAACAATATCTGTTATGATGATGCTTTCCCTATCTCTTTGATCAGATTCTGGGTTTTACAGATCATCTTTGTTTCATCTCCTTCTCTGGTGTATATGGGCCATGCACTTTATAGGCTCAGGGACTTTGAGAAAGAGAGACATAGGAGAAAGTCACACCTTAGAGTCCAAATGGAGAATCCAGAGCTTGACTTGGAGGAGCAACAAAGGATAGATAGAGAACTGAAGAGGTTAGAGGAGCAAAAGAGGATCTATAAAGTCCCTCTGAAAGGATGTCTGCTGCGTACATATGTCTTACATATTTTGACCAGATCTGTACTGGAAGTAGGGTTCATGATAGGCCAATATATTCTTTATGGGTTTCAAATGCGCCCCCTATACAAATGTACTAAACCTCCTTGCCCCAATGCAGTGGATTGCTTTGTatccaggcccacagaaaagaCCATTTTCATGCTCTTTATGCACAGCATTGCAGCCATCTCCTTATTACTCAATGTCCTGGAAATATTTCATCTGGGCATCAGGAAAATCATGAGGGCACTTTATGAGAAATCCAGCAGTGGGAGCATTGAGAATGAGAGAGGCCCTCCATTCCATTTGAAGAAATATTCAGGGATCCAACCATGTACAATTTGCTcctccttacctgaaagaatctctCCACTTCAAACCAATAATCAACAGAAAGTCATCCAAGTCAATGTTCCAAAGTCTAAATCCATCTGGCAAATCCCACAGCCCCCACAACTTGATGTAGATTCTTCCTGTAGCAAAAGAGACTGCACTGAGAAAGATCAGCACAACGGACAGCTCCACATCCATAGCCCATGTCCTCAGGACGGCAAAGCCAGAATTCAGCACCCAGGACAGCAACCATGCCATTCCTCCTTTGGCTTAAGGAATACAGTGTCCCAATCCTGGCTAGGTGCAACGGTGGCCTCTCAACACTGTCCATCCTATGCATTACGAACATGGGAGCAATCCCAGGACCTGGAATCCTCAGGTGAACCTCTCACAGATATGCGCAGTCACTTCAAAGGGAGTGATGGCAGTGTGAGAGAGAGTGGTGTCTGGATAGACAGATCTTGCTCAGGCAATCGCAAGATTAGCTTTCTGTCCAGATTGCTGTCTGAAAAAGGACAGCTGtgcagtgactcaggaagctccAGTTCTCTGAATAGCACCTGCTTGAATTTTTCACACCGGGAAAACAGCCCCTCACCTCTGCCCTCAGCTACTGGCCACAGACCATCAATGGTAAGTAGACAGACAGCCATATTGATCATGGAACAAGAGCTAGTCCACTCTGACtacctctttccttttcctctttcctggtgtgtatgtatatatgtgttaaGAGAGAGGTGTATGGAGGGAGATTAA